The Streptomyces sp. NBC_01298 genome contains the following window.
CCGCACCACACGCAGCAACGACACGAAAGCTCTCTCCTGTCATGACAGAGAAGACCACCGGTGCCAGCTACGCAGCCGCGGGCGTGGACATCGACGCGGGAGACCGCGCCGTCGAGCTGATGAAGGAGTGGGTGAAGAAGACGCAGCGCCCCGAGGTCCTGGGCGGCCTCGGCGGTTTCGCCGGCCTCTTCGACGCCTCCGCCCTCAAGCGCTACGAGCGCCCCCTGCTCGCCTCGGCCACCGACGGGGTCGGCACCAAGGTGGACATCGCCCGCCGCATGGGCGTGTACGACACCATCGGCCACGACCTCGTGGCGATGGTCATGGACGACATCGTCGTCTGCGGCGCCGAACCGCTCTTCATGACCGATTACATCTGCGTCGGCAAGGTGCATCCCGAGCGTGTCGCGGCCATCGTCAAGGGCATCGCCGAGGGCTGCGTCCTGGCCGGCTGCGCCCTGGTCGGCGGCGAGACCGCCGAACACCCCGGCCTGCTGGGCCCGGACGACTTCGACGTGGCGGGCGCGGGCACCGGCGTCGTCGAGTACGACCGGCTGCTGGGCGCGGACCGCATCCGTACGGGCGACGCCGTCATCGCGATGGCGTCCTCCGGTCTTCACTCGAACGGGTACTCGCTGGTCCGCCACGTCCTCTTCGACCGGGCCGGAATGTCCCTGGAGGGCCACGTCGAGGAGCTCGGCCGGACCCTCGGCGAGGAGCTGCTGGAGCCCACCAAGATCTACTCGCTGGACTGCATGGCCCTCACCAATGCGGCCGACGTGCACGCGTACTCCCACATCACGGGCGGCGGCCTCGCGGCCAACCTCGCCCGGGTGATCCCCGACCACCTGCACGCCACCGTCGACCGCTCGACCTGGACCCCGGGCGCGATCTTCGACCTGGTCGGCAAGGCCGGTCAGGTGGAGCGCCTGGAGCTGGAGAAGACCCTGAACATGGGCGTCGGCATGATGGCCGTGGTCCCGCAGGAATCGGTGGACGTGGCCCTGACCGCCCTGG
Protein-coding sequences here:
- the purM gene encoding phosphoribosylformylglycinamidine cyclo-ligase, with product MTEKTTGASYAAAGVDIDAGDRAVELMKEWVKKTQRPEVLGGLGGFAGLFDASALKRYERPLLASATDGVGTKVDIARRMGVYDTIGHDLVAMVMDDIVVCGAEPLFMTDYICVGKVHPERVAAIVKGIAEGCVLAGCALVGGETAEHPGLLGPDDFDVAGAGTGVVEYDRLLGADRIRTGDAVIAMASSGLHSNGYSLVRHVLFDRAGMSLEGHVEELGRTLGEELLEPTKIYSLDCMALTNAADVHAYSHITGGGLAANLARVIPDHLHATVDRSTWTPGAIFDLVGKAGQVERLELEKTLNMGVGMMAVVPQESVDVALTALADRGVEAWVAGEILDRGDHAEGATMTGDYAV